CGGTCCTCATAATTATGCGGGTGCTAGCTGGCCCATATCACTCAACCATACTATTGATATATTCTGTCAGATTATGATACGAACTGAAACCGACCTCAACAATATAGTTCGCATTGTTGCTGGCGGATAGCGTCCTCTGATCTCGCCACCATAGATATTCTGTCGTTCTCTTGCGGTTGTGAATTATTTGGTGGTTCTTAAATAACAGTCATGTGGCGATTATACATCGTTGCAAACGGTTTCACGGGGGGATTGATACCGACACTCATCAAATCGGCTCAAGTTTCGGTACGGGTCGAGACTCAGACCAGCAAATCCCTCCGATCATGGTGTAATAGCAAAATCACAACAGATCGTATTTACTGCAATTCAATCAATGCGGCATTCGCGGGGATCACCGGATAGCCCAAGGAAAAAGAGAAACATGCCAAGTCCACCAAGACGGAGCACAGTCCCCTGAAACGGAATAAATGCGATGGCACCAGTGAATCCAAAGAGCGCAAAGAGACCAGGACCACAACTCGCACAGCCAGCAGCGAACAAGCCCGGAAGAATTCCACCAATATTTGCCAGACTACCCATCTGTAGCATCCGGAGTTGTGCGACCATATTCGTCAGTGCAATCCCAGTCAGCACCGCGTACAGAGCGTTCATCACGATTGGCATCCACCCGTAGTGGGCGATGGTGGTCTCAAAGTTGATCAAGAACATGTCTTCGACGTACGCAGAGGTGACCACGATTTCGGGCGATCTCATGAACATCTGTAGGACGCCCATGGATTGTGAGGCCAAGATGAGCACAACGAACGTAAGTGCACCCAATATCACCGCAAGGAGCGCTCGCAGTGCAGACTGAAACGGATAGAGGAGTGCTGCGAGTAAATCTTCGCCGAATCGTTCGAGACGATCCGTGCCGGTTCGTTTGAATACGCTGAAATAACTACTCATTGATGTGTTTTGTTACTGATTCAGAAATGCCTGAATTTGTTTTTGGAAGCTGGTGTATGGCTGTGCGCCTTTGAAGATTTGCTGTCGATCCGTTTTGGGATGATACAGCACGAATCCTGGGGTGTTGGCAAATCCCTCCTTCTTGCCGCGTTTTCGCTCTTTTTTAAGATCACTTTCAAGTTGCTTGCGGTTTGTTCGCATGCACTGGTCAACTGCACGCGCGTCAATCCCCTTAATCTTACGGGCGTATTTCAGGAGATTCTTCCGCGAGGACCACTCTCCACCATCTAGTTCTTGATGGTCAAATACAGTGTGGTGCCACTTCCAGAATAGGTCAAGATTTTTATCCTTTAACTTTCGCCAGATACATTTGGCCATCACTCCGGCAGTCCATGAGTGGTCGCCGTAATTCGGATATTGGAGAAAGGCAATATTGACCGTTCCATTGGCGATTTCGTTTCGAACGAGTTTTGGCAGGGCTCCGTGTTTGCCGAGTTCGAACTGTTTGCAGTACGAACATTGGTAGTCCGACCAGTAGTAGATGTGAACCGGCGCATTCGAATTCTTCCCCATCACTGGTGCTCCAGACAGGTCAATTCCGTACTTTGTCTTTCCTTTTCCTTTCACGAACGGCGGTGAGAGCGGTTTCGATTGCGTTGGTTTCGATGTTGGTTTCGATGTTGGACGCGACGTCGGTGTGGGTTCAGCTGTCTTCACAACAGAGGTCGAAGTGGCTGTTGGTGAAGCTTCGGTTGATGTTGCTGTCGAGGATGTCGTCGATGACGGAGTCGTATCTGACGAATTCCCTTTTTCCTCACCTAAACAGCCTGCGAGCCCCCCGAAGACAGCAAGTGTCATGCTTCCAAGGAATTTCCTACGTGTTGATTGTATGATATCACGGGACATGATAGTTAAGAGGCCCGACTGAGAAATCTACTTCCCTTAGATTCGTCGCCGGGCGGTCATTTCTACTAGCAGTTCAATAGTGACTGGGGGATATGTTTTATGGCTTTTGATTTGACAATTCAACACCAATTTACGAAATATAAAAACAAACCAGTACATAGTTGTTAACCTACTAATTCGAAGTTGTGATAATCATGTTTGAGTAGTGTTATTTACTGCGGCAAAGGTCAGTTCTGCGGTTTTATTCGGTACCTTATTCCATTATTCTGATGTGACTATAGTCGATTTTATGAACTCATCGCTGTGTTAGTCATTATTAAGGACTTTCTCTGTAGCAATACATACTAATCTATTGTACTCATACACCTACATTCACACTTACTCGAATAATATAATTCCAAAGTTATGTCTGATATACAATGTATTAGCCGGTGTGATGTTCTGGGGCGAGAACATCACGTTCAAGGACATTTTGGTCGAGAAATGCGAACAGGTTACAGCTTCATATCTCTCGTTCAATTGGTGCGCGAATCGTGTTCCCCCACTCGGTCCACGAACCATCGTAGTTTTCGACGTCACTGAAACCAAGGAGTTCGGTGAGGACAAACCACGCAATCGACGAGCGCTCACCGACGCGGCAGTACGTGACGACGGCCTGATCCTCGGTAACTCCGTTCTCGGCATACAGCTGCTGCAGTTCGTCGGCGCTTTTGAAGGTACCGTCGTCGTTGAGGACTGATGCAGTTGGAATATTGCTTGCACCAGGGATATGCCCACCACGCTGTGCCGTCTCTTGTAGCCCTTCTGGAGCGAGAATTTCACCCGTGAACTCCTCTGGAGAGCGGACATCGACCATCGGGAGTCCGCTCTCCATGGCTTGTTCTACGTCTCCTTTGTACGCACGGATCCCTTCGAACGGACCCCGAGCGTTGTATTCTCGTGCGGTGAAATCAGGAACCTCTTCGGTGAGCGGATAGCTGTTGTGCACCCAGTAATCCTTCCCACCATTGAGGACGCGCGCGTCGTGGTGACCGTAGTACTTGAACTCCCAGTAAGCGAACAGGGCGAACCAGTTGGCGATATGCCCGTCACCGTAAAAGACGACAGTTGAATCTTCGGTGATACCAGCGTTTCCGATCGTTTCCTCGAATGATTCCTTGCTGAGTATGTCGCGCTCAACCGCATCCGAGAGATCCTCGTCCCACTGGAATCCGATCGCACCGGGAATGTGTCCATCATCGTACCGCGATGGAAACTCTTTCTCAGGGGACTCAGGACTGTTCACTTCGAGTAATCGAAGGTCGGAATCGTCGCTCTGGAACGCATCGAGACGTTCCTCTACCCAATCGGCCGATACCAGCACGTCGTTTGCGTAGCTTGAGCTGCTGGCGTTCATGACCACTTTGCCATTCGTCGCCGATTCAAATGTATCTTCGTGATAGTTCAGGTTGGCCCGTTTGATTAGCTGCTCTCACCTATTCAGATCGACACCGTTATTCTTACAGAATGGACGTCCTATAGTTTATTCTCTAAAAAATTTGGTGAAATAATTCCAGCGTGACCATTTTAGGGATGCAGAACAATACTAAATATATGATGGGTGCGTCGGGTAATCGTCCACCGAGAGACGAACGGCGACGAAGCTCTCGGCGATCGGCGGGAAGATCGGCCGAGAACCGATATCAGTTCATTCACACCTCACTCTTGATGCTCGGAACACTCCTGTTCGTTGCTTCGATCATCATTACCGTCATCATGGTCGTGATGTCCGTGCTCTGATTTAGTGGGTGTTCACGTCCCGCCTTCATCGAGGAATGAGAGTGATCAATCCGAACGGCAGCTGATTTTTCGTGTGAGAGCCAATGAATCGCGCTTTCCCAGAGGATGACCGTCGGAACCGGTATTCGCTAACAGAAGGTGAAGGTACGGAGTCCGTCTCCTCGCTCGATATCAGTCAGACCAGCCCTCAGAAATTCGTAGAACAAAACGACTGGCGATTCCGTAGATCCTGATTAGCGAACATAGAGCTAACGCCGTTCGTTTCGAGGAATATAGAAATTATCGGACGTCTTTCGATCAGTCCATCAACATCAACTATTCTGTTTGATGATAATAATGGGTTCCGATGGTAGTCCGGATTTAATGGAAGACATATATATGTCTGACGTAAGCTTATACGCCTTGCGCGGCCGCTAGTGCATATGGGAAGTGGCAATCGCGTTGAAGAGCTCGAAACACGCGTTCGAGAGTTAGAAGCGACAGTCACTGGATTGACAGACGAACTACTCGAATGCAAACAGCGTCTTGGTGAACTGGAAGAACACGTCGATGACAACATCAGCGGCGAAACAGCAGCCGCTACATCTTCGGCATCATCTTCATCTTCAACTTCATCGTCATCTCCGTCGTCATCGTCACCGTCGTATCGGCCGTTCTCGGAAGAAGACGACAGTGATAACACCCACGAGGACGAATCGGAGGAGAACACGAATACGGATCTCACGGGCGACGAGATCATCGTCGCATAAGCCGGGACCGTCGGGTGGAACCCCGAAATCACAACACCACCGATGCACATCAAAGAACTCGTCCTGGATAATTTCAAGAGCTTCGGACGCAAGACGCGAATTCCCTTCTACGAGAACTTCACGACCATTAGCGGTCCTAACGGGTCGGGGAAATCGAATATCATCGATTCGGTTCTATTCGCACTTGGACTAGCGCGCACGTCCGGAATCCGTGCAGAGAAGCTCACAGATCTCATCTACAATCCAGACGACGACGGTACGACAGTGACGGGCGAACGTGAGGCACAGGTCGAAGTCATTCTCGACAACAGCGATGGTGAGATCTCGCGCTCGCAGGTCGTCAGTGCTGCGGGCACCGACAATGTCGGTGACACCGAAGAGATCAACGTCAAGCGCCGGGTCAAGCAGACTGAGGAAAACTACTACTCTTACTACTACCTCAACGGCCGCTCCGTCAACCTGTCAGACATTCAAGATCTCCTCTCGCAAGTCGGCGTCACGCCTGAGGGGTACAACGTCGTCATGCAGGGCGACGTAACCGAGATTATCAACATGACCCCGCACGCCCGCCGCCAGATCATCGATGAGATCGCAGGCGTCGCGGAGTTCGATGCTCGAAAAGAGGATGCACTAGAAGAGCTGGCGGTAGTCCGAGAGCGGGTCGACGAAGCCGATCTTCGGATCGAAGAGAAACAAGAACGGCAGGACCAACTCGAAGACGAGCGAACGACTGCGCTCCGGTATCAAGAGCTCAAAGACGAAAAGAGCGAGTACGAGGGCTATCTCAAAGCTGCAGAGCTCGAAGACAAGCGTGCGCGTCTCGAAACGACACAACAACGGATAGACGAGGCAGAGGAGACGCTCGAAGAGCGCCAACGCGCGCTCGAAGAACGCCAGCAGACAGTTACCCGGCTCGAAGAAGATCTCGCAGACCTAAACGCCGAAATCGAACGCACGGGCGAGGACGAGCAGTTGCGCGTCAAACACGAAATTGAGGAGATCAAGGGTGAAATCGCCCGGCAGGAGGACGCCATCGAAAGCGCCAAAGAGCGCATTGAGGAAGCAGAGCAAAAGCGCAGCCAAGCGTTTGTGAAAATCGATCGCAAGCAGGAGACGGTCGATGATCTCGCCGCGAAAATCAAGAACGGAAAAGTCGAAAAATCCTCGCTTAAAGCCGAAATTCAACAGAAAGAATCGGAACTCTCCGAGGTCGAACGCGAGATCGAGGCAGTCGACACGGAATACGACCAACTGAAAAACGATCTCGCTGACGCGAGAGACCGGCTCGAAACGGCGAAATCTGAGAAAAACGATAGCCAGCGCGAGCAGGATCGGCTGCTCGATGAGGCTCGTCGGCGATCGAACGAACAGCGCGAACTTCAGTCCGACATCGAGGCGTTAAGAGAGGAGATTCCAGAGCTTGAGGCCAAACGCGCCGACGTCGTGGCAGAACTCGAAGCCGCCAAAGAAAACAAATCGACCATACAGTCGGCGGTAAACGATCTCCGGGACGAAAAATACGCGTATCAGGACGAACTCGACGAGATCGACGACGAGCTAAACGCGGCACAGCAGGAGTACGCAGAACTCGAAGCGAAAGCAGGAGAGAGTGGCGATAGCTCGTATGGCCGGGCGGTTTCGACGATCCTCAACAGCGGACTCGATGGAATTCATGGGACAGTCGGTCAGCTGGGAAGTGTTGCGGGTCGCTATGCAACAGCCTGTGAAACTGCCGCCGGCGGACGGCTCGCACACGTCGTCGTCGATGACGACGGTATCGGTCAGCGTTGTATCGATCACCTGAAATCGCGCAACGCGGGACGAGCGACGTTTCTTCCCATCTCACAGATGCAGCGGCGCTCAGTTCCAAGCTGTCCGGATCACGACGGAGTGGTCGATTTCGCGTACAACCTCGTCGAGTTCGATCGTCGCTACGCAGGAGTGTTCTCCTACGTGCTCGGTGATACCCTCGTTGTTGAGGACCTCGAAACTGCACGCGAACTGATGGGCGAGTTCCGCCTCGTCACGCTGTCCGGTGATCTCGTCGAGAAAAGCGGTGCGATGACCGGCGGCTCGAAAAAAGGGACGCGCTATTCGTTTTCGTCCAGTACGGGCCGTCTTGAACAGGTCGCAGAGCGCATTACCGAACTCGAAGACCAACGACAGTCGGTTCGTGAAGAACTTCGCGCGGTCGAATCGCGGCTGGACGACGCCCGAGAGCGACAATCGAACGCGACCGATCAAGTGCGTGATATCCAGAACGAGATTGAAGGAATCGACGAGCGCATTGAAACGATCCAAGAACGCATCGAGGAGAAGAAAAACGCGCTCTCTGAAATCGAGGCAGAACGCGAAGACGTTGGCGAACGTATGGAAGCGATCGACGAGAAAATCGCTGAAAAAGAGGCAACCGTCGAGGAGATCGAAGCCGAAATCGACGATCTCGAAGCTGAGCTTCGGTCCTCGGAAGTCGCAGAACTCACAGAGCAGGCTGAAGCTCTCCGCGAGACGATCGCTGACCTCGAAGACGAAACGAGAGAAATCGACGATGAGCTGAACGAACTACAGCTGGAAAAACAGTACGCCGAGGAAGCCATCGATTCACTCGAACAGGAGATCGAAACGGCCCAAGAGCGCAAGACAAAGGCGAACGAACGCATCGAAACGCTGAAGAGCGAAATCGAAGAGAACGAAGTTCGGTTGGCGGACAAACGCGAGCAAGTGGCCGATCTCGAAGCCGAGCTTGCCGAACTCAAAGAGGAACGAACGGAGCTAAAAGAGACGCTCGGTGAAGCGCGTACGGCATACGAGCAGACAAAAGAGCAAGTCGATGAGACCGAAAGCCGACTCGAGTCGCTCCGTCAGACCGCAGAACGACTCGATTGGGAAATTGACGAGCTATCGGCGCAGGTCGGCGCGTACGACCCCGAAGAAATACCCGACCACGACGAACTCGAACGCGAGATAGAACGGTTAGAACAAGAGATGGAGTCGTTAGAGCCGGTCAATATGCTCGCTATCGACGAGTACGATCGTGTTTCGGAGGAGCTCGCTGAACTCGAAGAGAAACGCGAAACGCTCCTCGAAGAGCGCAACGGTATCGAGACACGCATCGAGGAGTTCGAGGCGAAGAAGAAGGCGACGTTCATGGACGCCTACGAAGGTATCAACAGACAGTTCGAAGACATATTCGCTCGGCTGTCCGACGGCTCGGGGACACTGTTCCTCGAAGATGAAGCAGACCCGTTCGAAGGCGGTCTGACGATGAAAGCACAGCCGGGTGATAAGCCGGTACAGCGGCTCGCGGCGATGTCAGGCGGTGAGAAATCGTTGACAGCACTCGCCTTCATTTTCGCCATCCAACGGTACAATCCCGCGCCATTCTACGCGCTCGATGAGGTCGATGCATTCCTCGATGCGGCAAACGCTGACGCCGTCGGTGAACTCATCGATGAACTTGCTGGCAATGCGCAGTTCGTCGTCGTCTCACACCGGTCAGCGCTGCTCGAACGCTCCGAACGAGCCATCGGCGTCACCATGCAACAGAACAACATCAGTGCAGTAACGGGAATCGACTTGAGCACGGAGGTACCTGCAGATGACTGAACACGTCGGTGGTATCATCACCAAGACAACGGAGACGGATAGAACAGAAGCTGGAACGGACGAAGATGACAGTGATGATCGAGCCGACAGCGATGCAGGGGAGGTCGAACCAGTCGAACTACTCGTCCAGCTCGCAGAGCGCGGGGAGATCGAACCGTGGGATATCGACATTGTTGAGGTCACTGACACGTTTCTTTCTGCGCTCGATGAGGCAGATCTCCGTGCCGGGGGGCGGGCACTGTTCTACGCGAGTGTCCTTCTGCGGATGAAAAGCGATGCTCTCGACGAGCCAGACGAAGAAGAAGCAGAAGAGTGGGAGGATCCTGCGTGGAACGCTCCAGCTGAGGGCGTGCCGGATGATTCGAGTCCGTTCGACGCACTCGAACAGGAGATGGAGCGACGACTTGACCGCAAGCGCGCCCGCGGAGTGCCGCGTACCCTCGACGAGCTCGTGCGAGAACTCCGCGAGCGCGAGCGTGGATCGCGTTGGAAAGAGTCGCGTACATACAACACCAGTGATTCTCCACGCGGGTTCACGCGCGGGACACAGACACTCGATTACCGGTCTGGCGACGACCTCCGGATGGATGACGAGCCGACAGAGACCGATGTCACTGGCACAACGCATGGCGAGGACATTGAGACGACGATTCAGGACGTCTATCAGGCGCTCCGGAAACAGTACGACCGCGGTCGTGACGAGGTGCTGTACGCTGAGATCGAGGCTGCGGGGGGCTCACGAGTGGAAACGTTCCTTGCACTCCTCTTTCTTGCCCACCGTGGACAGATCCAACTCCAACAGGATGAGCTGTTTTCCGATCTCTGGATTCAAAACCCAGCCACGCGAGCAGCAGAAGAGGCTATCGCAGACTAATATTCGGATACACAAATTATAATTGCTCGTGCTAAACCTCCGAAAGATTTATGTGAGATTAATTCCCATGATAGATTATGACACCCGACCGAATCAGAGAGCGGTTGGAAGAAACGGAGGGGCGTGTCGATCCACAGGAATTGGCGAAAGCACTCATGTACGTCCGTGAGGGTAGAAAGTAACTACCTCACCCGGTAGTTATCAGATTGTGTTGTTCCTCAGTGGTTCAGTGTCAGCTTTTCTTCGCGCATCGAGATAGTTTCAAGAAAAAGATGAGAAAAACTACAGATACTCTCCCGCGAGCAGATCGATGCGCTCTCTCGTTTCGTCTGGAATCGCGTCACTCGGTGTGTTGATCGCTCCTTCAAGTGTCTGCCCGCAGTCACAGTCGCGTTCGTCTGGGAGGGTCTCGATCGCGCGCTCGATGAGCTGTTTGATCGATTGTTCGTTTGCGGCGGCGTTTCCAAGCACTTCTTCGAGAGTGACTTCGGCGTCTTGCTTCCAGACATCGTAGTCGGTGACGCCGGTAACGGTCGCATAACACAGTTCAGCCTCGCGTGCGAGCTTCGCTTCCGGGATGGCCGTCATGCCAATAACGTCCCAGTTGTTGGCGCGATAGAACTCGCTCTCAGCGCGAGTCGAAAACTGTGGTCCTTCGATACAAACGTAAGTTCCCTCATCAACGACGGTCGCATCGGTCGCGTCCGCACACGCGGCAAGATGTGATGCCACGTGTGGACAGTACGGCTCCGCAAAACTCGTGTGAGCGACGACACCGCCTTCGAAAAACGAGGAGCAGCGGTGGCTCGTTCGATCGAACACTTGGTCGGGAATGACGAGTGTCTGTGGTGGAAGATCCTCGCGGAGGCTCCCAACAGCGTTACTGGAAAGAATGCGCTCAACGCCGATCTGCTTTAACGCGTGGATGTTTGCGCGGTACGGAACCTCAGTCGGCGAGTACTGGTGGTTCCGTCCGTGACGCGGAAGGAACGCGATCTCCGTGCCCGCCAGCGTTCCGATCGTGATTGGAGCGCTCGGTTCGCCATAGGGTGTCTCTACCCGCTCCTCGCGGACGTCCTCAATGTCGAGCGACTCGTAAATACCACTCCCACCGATGAATCCGACGGTCATACCATTGCTCTAGGTGGGCCGACAATAACGGTACCGGGAAGCGATCGAGGACGAAACAAGAACGGCCGAAATCGGATGCCTCGCTCCGTTACTCCAACAACCGCCACGCACCGGTATCGTGTTCGATGAGGTCACGACGCTCCATCTCGTGAAGCACTTCCCCCAACCGGTTGGGCTGTGCGATCTCCATCTCAATTCGGTCGATCTGGTGGTACTCGCTGAGGTAGTGGCGGATATCATGGCGAGTGAAGGTCTCCTGATCAGCCTCATCCATGACACCGCTGGTGAGATCAATCATATCCTCGATGAAGTTCCATGGATAGATGACCCACGCCCACTCTTCGAGTCGTTCGCCGACGAAATCAGGTTCGAATTCGCTCGTACCGAGCAACTGGAGCGTTCCGGTACGGACTTCGCCAGGATCGCGTTCGGTGACGTATTCGTGGGCACGGCGAATCGATCCGCCCGTATCGGCGATATCATCGATGATGAGCACATCCTTACCATCGACGCTCCCCTCGGGCATCGGATACCGAACTTGTGGCTCGCCGGTCTTCTGGGCGGTCCCAACGTAGTGTTCCATCTTGAGACTCGCGAGGTCGTCCAATCCAAGGAAATCACAGAGACACCGTCCGGCGAACCAACCACCGCGCGCCAACGCAACGATGACATCAGGCTCGAAATCCGCCGTCGTGACCTGCTGTGAGACGTCACGACAGAGACTGTAGATGTAATCCCAAGTAGTGAGTGTACATTTGAAGTCGTCGGGGAGATCACTCATGTTAATTCTCCCTCACCACGCAGAACGGATAAGAATTATCAGAACCGTCCGACCATCAGAACACACCGCACAGATCGTTCGATCCCGCTCAATAAGCAGAAACACGAACACGAGTTCAAGCACTCCACTCCCCAAAGTTGAAGAAGCAGTCTATCTGCTCGGTCGTTTCCAGTAGGATGTGTATTACTGTCTACCAACGACAGACCAACAGTCAGTAACTCACGAGTGCTCATGAGGAGTGCTGGAAAAAATATAGTCGATAGTGATTCGTACTAATACGGTTGTATTGCGGTGGTTTGCCTCTTATTACGCCACTCTATCGATGAATTTCACCTGTTACGAATATCCGTAAACTGTCCGTACATCACCGCTATGTACAATACATAACCCATTTTCGAGTTAATTATTCTTGCGTCGGTCGGAAGGTTCTTTATTGGCCTTGTCGACCTTTCGAATACGCAATGGCTGTACTCTGGCTGGATACTATCGGGTCCGACGACCTCGATTCCGTCGGCGGGAAAGGGGCGTCGCTCGGCGAACTCACGGGAGCAGGACTTCCAGTTCCATCGGGGTTCGTGGTAACGGCAGGTACGTACCGGTCGTTCATCGAGCAGGCGGGTATCGATGACGAGTTGTTCGAGGCAGTCGATATCGATCCGGACGACTCGTCCGCGCTCGCCGACGCCGAGCAAGCTGCCGAGGACCTCATCCTCGATACGGAGCTTCCGGATGACATCGCAGATGGCATCCTCGACGCGTACGACGAGGTGGGAGACGGCGAGGCGTTTGTTGCCGTCCGCTCTTCGGCGACAGCGGAGGACTTGCCGGATGCGAGTTTCGCTGGACAACAGGAGACGTTCCTAAACATCACGCGTGAGGATCTGCTCGATCGGGTGAAACGATGCTGGGCATCGTTGTTCACCAAACGGGCAATCTACTACCGCGAGGAACAGGGCTTCGATCACGATCGGGTGGATATCGCTGTCGTCGTCCAGCAGATGGTCGACGCAGAGAAGAGTGGCGTCATGTTCACGAGCCACCCATCGACTGGTGAGGACCAGATCATTATCGAGG
The nucleotide sequence above comes from Halocatena marina. Encoded proteins:
- a CDS encoding thioredoxin domain-containing protein; translated protein: MTLAVFGGLAGCLGEEKGNSSDTTPSSTTSSTATSTEASPTATSTSVVKTAEPTPTSRPTSKPTSKPTQSKPLSPPFVKGKGKTKYGIDLSGAPVMGKNSNAPVHIYYWSDYQCSYCKQFELGKHGALPKLVRNEIANGTVNIAFLQYPNYGDHSWTAGVMAKCIWRKLKDKNLDLFWKWHHTVFDHQELDGGEWSSRKNLLKYARKIKGIDARAVDQCMRTNRKQLESDLKKERKRGKKEGFANTPGFVLYHPKTDRQQIFKGAQPYTSFQKQIQAFLNQ
- a CDS encoding sulfurtransferase; its protein translation is MNASSSSYANDVLVSADWVEERLDAFQSDDSDLRLLEVNSPESPEKEFPSRYDDGHIPGAIGFQWDEDLSDAVERDILSKESFEETIGNAGITEDSTVVFYGDGHIANWFALFAYWEFKYYGHHDARVLNGGKDYWVHNSYPLTEEVPDFTAREYNARGPFEGIRAYKGDVEQAMESGLPMVDVRSPEEFTGEILAPEGLQETAQRGGHIPGASNIPTASVLNDDGTFKSADELQQLYAENGVTEDQAVVTYCRVGERSSIAWFVLTELLGFSDVENYDGSWTEWGNTIRAPIEREI
- the smc gene encoding chromosome segregation protein SMC; amino-acid sequence: MHIKELVLDNFKSFGRKTRIPFYENFTTISGPNGSGKSNIIDSVLFALGLARTSGIRAEKLTDLIYNPDDDGTTVTGEREAQVEVILDNSDGEISRSQVVSAAGTDNVGDTEEINVKRRVKQTEENYYSYYYLNGRSVNLSDIQDLLSQVGVTPEGYNVVMQGDVTEIINMTPHARRQIIDEIAGVAEFDARKEDALEELAVVRERVDEADLRIEEKQERQDQLEDERTTALRYQELKDEKSEYEGYLKAAELEDKRARLETTQQRIDEAEETLEERQRALEERQQTVTRLEEDLADLNAEIERTGEDEQLRVKHEIEEIKGEIARQEDAIESAKERIEEAEQKRSQAFVKIDRKQETVDDLAAKIKNGKVEKSSLKAEIQQKESELSEVEREIEAVDTEYDQLKNDLADARDRLETAKSEKNDSQREQDRLLDEARRRSNEQRELQSDIEALREEIPELEAKRADVVAELEAAKENKSTIQSAVNDLRDEKYAYQDELDEIDDELNAAQQEYAELEAKAGESGDSSYGRAVSTILNSGLDGIHGTVGQLGSVAGRYATACETAAGGRLAHVVVDDDGIGQRCIDHLKSRNAGRATFLPISQMQRRSVPSCPDHDGVVDFAYNLVEFDRRYAGVFSYVLGDTLVVEDLETARELMGEFRLVTLSGDLVEKSGAMTGGSKKGTRYSFSSSTGRLEQVAERITELEDQRQSVREELRAVESRLDDARERQSNATDQVRDIQNEIEGIDERIETIQERIEEKKNALSEIEAEREDVGERMEAIDEKIAEKEATVEEIEAEIDDLEAELRSSEVAELTEQAEALRETIADLEDETREIDDELNELQLEKQYAEEAIDSLEQEIETAQERKTKANERIETLKSEIEENEVRLADKREQVADLEAELAELKEERTELKETLGEARTAYEQTKEQVDETESRLESLRQTAERLDWEIDELSAQVGAYDPEEIPDHDELEREIERLEQEMESLEPVNMLAIDEYDRVSEELAELEEKRETLLEERNGIETRIEEFEAKKKATFMDAYEGINRQFEDIFARLSDGSGTLFLEDEADPFEGGLTMKAQPGDKPVQRLAAMSGGEKSLTALAFIFAIQRYNPAPFYALDEVDAFLDAANADAVGELIDELAGNAQFVVVSHRSALLERSERAIGVTMQQNNISAVTGIDLSTEVPADD
- a CDS encoding ScpA family protein — translated: MTEHVGGIITKTTETDRTEAGTDEDDSDDRADSDAGEVEPVELLVQLAERGEIEPWDIDIVEVTDTFLSALDEADLRAGGRALFYASVLLRMKSDALDEPDEEEAEEWEDPAWNAPAEGVPDDSSPFDALEQEMERRLDRKRARGVPRTLDELVRELRERERGSRWKESRTYNTSDSPRGFTRGTQTLDYRSGDDLRMDDEPTETDVTGTTHGEDIETTIQDVYQALRKQYDRGRDEVLYAEIEAAGGSRVETFLALLFLAHRGQIQLQQDELFSDLWIQNPATRAAEEAIAD
- the mtnP gene encoding S-methyl-5'-thioadenosine phosphorylase: MTVGFIGGSGIYESLDIEDVREERVETPYGEPSAPITIGTLAGTEIAFLPRHGRNHQYSPTEVPYRANIHALKQIGVERILSSNAVGSLREDLPPQTLVIPDQVFDRTSHRCSSFFEGGVVAHTSFAEPYCPHVASHLAACADATDATVVDEGTYVCIEGPQFSTRAESEFYRANNWDVIGMTAIPEAKLAREAELCYATVTGVTDYDVWKQDAEVTLEEVLGNAAANEQSIKQLIERAIETLPDERDCDCGQTLEGAINTPSDAIPDETRERIDLLAGEYL
- a CDS encoding phosphoribosyltransferase, yielding MSDLPDDFKCTLTTWDYIYSLCRDVSQQVTTADFEPDVIVALARGGWFAGRCLCDFLGLDDLASLKMEHYVGTAQKTGEPQVRYPMPEGSVDGKDVLIIDDIADTGGSIRRAHEYVTERDPGEVRTGTLQLLGTSEFEPDFVGERLEEWAWVIYPWNFIEDMIDLTSGVMDEADQETFTRHDIRHYLSEYHQIDRIEMEIAQPNRLGEVLHEMERRDLIEHDTGAWRLLE